In Pseudobacter ginsenosidimutans, the following are encoded in one genomic region:
- a CDS encoding Gldg family protein has product MRLIIRIAKNEMRYLFYSPIAWIVLLAFWVLIALDYFNQLHDMANVQEIMVKNSNPNWTWLPRSVTGMLFGRVYQTAVSYLYLFIPLLTMGLISREKNAGTIKLLYSSPAGLRQIVFGKYLGIMLYLLMLVTIVGIVMIMGVMDIRKEDYGLFISGLIGFYLLCCAYSAIGMFMSAISIHPVISAISTFMIIFVLDRVGMLWQQYDFIRDITWFLSLQNRTQKMIFGLVVTRDIFYFLLITFIFVSFTIIRLQSGRESRSWYIKTGRYVLVVVVALLTGYLTARPVLTKYWDSTANKGNTIPPELQQMLRTIGDSSLEVTLYVNILSRTSTFALGMPEKRNPSYLTHFWDQYLRFKPDIKFKYEYFYDIDPQTSDSAWFDIYPGKTISQIALKVAERHEWDISQFKTPEEIRKIVDLKKEGNRMVMLLKYKGRTEVARTMNDTEGWPDRDNMASVLKRLLEPDKISTIYFLTGNLERDIRKRGDRGYYDHTDKSIRSSLANMGFDIDTLNLNTQDVPGDMATLVLADPIMDVSTGVQTKIKRYIDTGGNMMILGKPGKQYVLNPLLQHLGVQLLNGQIVQPSYDETPEKVIALAAPAVDSLSWRTEGLYAVGMPFTTGVDSIGGSSFSANLLLYTVPKKTWLKAGELIIDSTLPDFNALAGDMQRETFATSLQLTRSIGKKEQRIIVFGGADFISNLRIAPNLDFIEGAHSWLTYNHFPVALTRILPVDILLTVSERGAYVQKILFIWILPGALLLGGTILLIRRKRK; this is encoded by the coding sequence ATGCGATTAATCATCAGAATAGCTAAAAATGAAATGCGTTACCTGTTTTACTCCCCCATAGCCTGGATTGTGTTGCTCGCGTTTTGGGTGCTGATCGCATTGGATTATTTCAATCAGCTGCATGATATGGCCAATGTGCAGGAGATCATGGTAAAAAACAGCAACCCGAATTGGACTTGGTTGCCGCGATCTGTTACCGGCATGCTGTTCGGTAGGGTGTATCAAACCGCCGTATCCTACCTGTATCTCTTTATTCCCTTGCTCACCATGGGGTTGATCAGCCGTGAAAAGAATGCAGGTACTATCAAATTGTTGTATTCATCCCCTGCAGGCCTTCGACAGATAGTGTTTGGAAAATACCTGGGGATCATGTTATATCTGCTGATGTTGGTGACCATCGTTGGCATTGTGATGATAATGGGAGTGATGGATATCCGGAAGGAAGATTATGGTTTGTTCATTTCAGGCCTGATTGGATTTTATTTATTGTGCTGTGCCTATTCAGCTATCGGGATGTTCATGTCAGCAATTTCTATTCATCCGGTGATCTCAGCCATCAGCACTTTTATGATCATATTTGTGCTGGACAGAGTGGGGATGCTCTGGCAGCAATACGATTTCATCAGGGATATCACCTGGTTCCTTTCTCTACAGAACAGAACACAGAAAATGATCTTTGGCTTAGTGGTTACCAGGGATATCTTTTACTTTCTCCTGATTACATTCATCTTCGTGAGCTTTACCATCATCAGGCTGCAGTCGGGGAGGGAATCAAGGTCATGGTATATCAAGACCGGCCGTTACGTACTTGTTGTGGTTGTGGCATTGCTGACCGGCTATTTAACTGCAAGACCTGTGCTGACGAAATACTGGGATTCAACAGCTAACAAAGGCAATACGATCCCCCCGGAATTACAACAGATGCTCAGGACAATCGGAGACAGCAGTTTAGAAGTAACACTGTATGTAAATATCCTGAGCAGAACATCCACCTTCGCTCTTGGCATGCCGGAGAAGCGTAACCCCAGTTACCTGACACATTTTTGGGATCAGTACCTCCGATTCAAGCCTGATATCAAATTCAAATACGAATACTTCTATGATATAGATCCGCAAACTTCAGACAGTGCCTGGTTTGATATTTATCCCGGCAAGACCATAAGTCAGATCGCGCTTAAAGTGGCAGAACGGCATGAGTGGGATATCAGTCAATTCAAAACTCCGGAGGAAATCCGAAAGATAGTGGACCTGAAAAAGGAAGGCAACCGGATGGTGATGTTATTGAAATATAAAGGTCGAACAGAAGTTGCCCGTACCATGAATGATACCGAGGGCTGGCCTGACCGGGATAATATGGCATCGGTATTGAAACGGCTGCTGGAGCCGGATAAGATCTCAACCATTTATTTCCTTACAGGGAATTTGGAACGTGATATCCGCAAGAGAGGCGACCGGGGATATTATGATCATACAGATAAGAGTATCAGGTCATCTTTAGCGAATATGGGTTTTGATATAGATACCCTGAACCTGAACACCCAGGATGTTCCGGGTGATATGGCCACCCTTGTACTGGCTGATCCGATCATGGATGTAAGTACCGGAGTACAGACGAAAATAAAAAGGTATATAGACACTGGCGGTAACATGATGATCCTCGGAAAACCCGGTAAGCAATATGTGCTCAATCCACTGCTGCAGCATCTGGGCGTACAACTGTTGAATGGACAGATTGTGCAACCTTCCTATGACGAAACACCCGAGAAAGTGATTGCCCTTGCTGCCCCGGCTGTTGATTCGCTTTCATGGAGAACAGAAGGATTGTATGCTGTTGGAATGCCCTTCACTACAGGTGTTGATTCCATAGGGGGTAGCAGTTTTTCGGCTAATCTTTTGTTGTACACCGTGCCCAAAAAGACCTGGCTGAAAGCGGGTGAACTGATCATTGATTCTACCTTGCCAGATTTCAATGCACTGGCAGGTGATATGCAGCGGGAAACTTTTGCCACATCGTTACAACTAACCAGAAGTATTGGGAAAAAAGAACAGCGGATCATTGTTTTTGGAGGCGCAGATTTTATCAGCAACCTA